One Flavobacteriales bacterium genomic window, CTTTACTTCCAATGGCATTGCCAGTCTGGCCTTCGCCGCTGCCGTCATTGCCGATCTGATCTGGTTATCATAGGTACGGCAAGGTATAGGATGAAACTTGTACTGCCTCCTTCCGTATAAAAAACGGGATTAGCCATTTTTTTCAGGAGATTTCGAAAATAATTCGAAAAATGAACACGCAGATAAGGTACATATCCGATTTACACCGGGTGATGTCTGAAAAGAAACTCACACTGGTTTATGAGGGGAGATTAAGCAGAAGTATTATCAACAGCCTGCTCCACATGTGCAGGACCAACCTGGACAGCCTGGACGTTTCCGCCGGCGTTCAAAAGAAAGTTTATGCGATCATGGTAGAGGTGTTGGAAAGTCTACATAAGCAAAGCCAATCCTCAAAACGCATCCATGCAACCAAGAACCTTCACTTTCCCATTGTGATGATGGGCATTAAAGACAACATGTTATTCATCACCACGGGCAATCTGGTAAGTAATGGCAGGGCGGAAAAGCTGAGGGAGAAATTCAACCAGGTGAACCGGCTGGACAAGCAAAGTTTACGCACCCTTCATATGGATGCCCTTACCAACAAGGAATTTTTTGAAAAGGGCTACTCAGACCTGGCTTTGGTAGACATCGCCCTTCGCTCAGGACATCACCTGGAATATGATTTTGACAAGGTCGATGAAGAGTTCCAGTTTTACATGATGCAGATTAAAGTAACCCTGGAAAAGAGCGCCGAGTTCAAAGCGGAGAAAAAAGCAGATTAAAGATACATTGCCTCATGCGGAGCGTGACGTTGGGGATCAACGGAAAAAGGGCCAGAAGGCCCTTTTTTTTTATGCATTATAGGAAGCTATGCTATTCCGGCTTACCGAAAGCTTTATACGTCGGACTTTCTTCCATGACCCTTCTTCTTTCCGCCTCGACCTTTGCAAATTCCTCGGGAAAATCCCCCTTGAAATTTTTGACACTTTCGGTATCTCCGAGCTTATCCAGACAATACAGGTAATGCGCCAGAATATTTCTGTTGTCATAATCTTCTTTTGCAAAATAGCTCAATATCAACCAGTACAACTGGGCGGCAAAGCCATAGTCTTCCAGCTCCAATGCGATATCTGCATACTTCACAAAGTCCGACTTCAGGTCTTCCTTCTTCTTGAACAGGGAATTGATCTCCTGCCTCCTGAAAAGCAGGTATCCTTCCTTTCCAGTTGAAGCTCTCACATTCACAGGATATAGCGGATCACAGGTATAGATCACTTTTTTTGACGCCGTCCAGGCGTCATTCTGCTTGTCCTCATCCTTCATCTGTGCTGCACCTGAGAAGTAATGTTCATAGTTAAGCCAGGCGGAATTTGGAAATACCTTGAGCAGCTTGTTGTAGTGCGATACCGCCTCCTTGTACTTTCCCTGATCATGAAGGGCAATCCCTTGATTGATGGCACTGGTTATTTCATCGTTCACCACTTCCATTTTGGCTGATATCTCATCCAGAAAAAGTGCAGGCAGGGATTCGTTGTCAGAAAAGAACCTTATTACAAACAGAAGATGATTGGCTTTATCAAATGCCCCATCGGCCAGGTACATACACGCTTTTGTAAAAGGGATGATTTGGTTGCCTTGGCTCATTTCCATGGTCGCCCTCCAGTAGTCAGGGTTATTTTCCGTGAGGTCTTCCACCCTGGCCTTCAGATACTTTTGCTGTTTCAGTATTTCTCCCATGCTGCGCACGCCTTCAAATTGATCTTCCGCCCGGTTCTCATAATATGCCACAATGGGTATCACCTCCTCTTTCATCCATATACTGATCTCCTTGATCTTATCTGCAGGTTCCAGCTTTTTGAAAGCCTCCATTTCTGTTTTCTGGGGATACGATATCGCTGGTTCGAATTCCAGCTCCTGATCACAGCCTTTGTTTACCTTGGCCATAACGGCAAAGGAATAGTCTGTGAATTTGGTGTGCTGTTCGGCCAGGTTAGCCAATGCGTCTGTCAGTTTTTTCATACCGCCCTTTGAAAGTTTCGGGCGGGCACCCACAGAAATGGAAGGGGCTTTATCTCTGTGAACACTGACCACCACGATCACTTCCTTATCTCCTTCTTCCTCCTTCAGGTTCGCTTCGATGGTATTGGTAACCGTGCCCATCCAGGTTATAAACGGTTCCTGATCCACGGTAACCTGTCCGATCAGGTCAGGGGTGAACAGTTGGATGGTTAGTTCAACTTCGGATTGCGCGAATGCCCATAGAGAACCAAGACAGATCAGGAGCAGGGAAATCAATTTCTTCATGCGATAAGAATTCATAGGGAGGCATTGTTGCCAGTCAATTGAAAAGATAAATATACAGTTGGAATAAAAACCGGTGAGTAAAATAAAAAAAGTAATGCAACCGGATACGCAAAAAAGCATACCGTTTAATAAACTCAGTCATGATATCTCCTAAGGAATTTTTAAATTTTGGATGCTTCAACATTTGAACTTCAATATCCGACGCTATGAAAAAACTGCACGCCACACTGCTGTTAACCGCCATCTTCTTTAACATTCAGGTATTCTGCCAAACAACGCCATGTGATAAGATTGCATGGGAGAACAAACTTCAGGGTTCTGCAAATGCCATGTACACCGACTCCACCGGTAACTCCTATGTATACTGGAATGGCCCGGGAGATTCATTAACCGCATACAAGCTGGCTCCCTGGGGAGGTACGCTGTGGACCACCTATCATCAGAACCTAAAGGCAAAAAACATCCGGTTACTTGATCATTCCGTCCTGATGTCAGGAACAACTACCAATACAACCGATAACAAAAATGACGTGCGATTGCTTTCTCTTACGACATCCGGAGCAGTCAACTGGACATACACCGAGGTGACCGATGATGTGGAAGAAATCATTACGCAAGTCGACGTTGCGGGAGATCTGATTTACATAACAGGTCAGCGTGCATTGACGGATTCCACCTCTGAAATTTTTATGTATGCGGTAGATACGGCCGGCAATAAACAATGGACACAGTCATATAACTCTTCCGGATATGACTTCAACTTCCCGGTAAGCATGAAGTTGGCAGATGACGGTAGTTTTTACCTGCTAGGCATCAGCCAGGGTGACAGTACGTTTTACTTTTTGAACGGATATGATGCAACCGGCAATCTGACCTGGAACCGTAATTATTATAAAGAAGACAACAACACCTACAACCCAAACAATGACCTACATGAATACCGCTACGCCATCAATACGAATGCAAGTGGAAATGTATGGATGTTGGGCATTCAAAGCAATCCGGACACCTCCGCGTCAGCCATGGAAGAGTTACTATATCATTTAGTACAATACGACAGGACCGGCAATATACAATCTACCAATGACTTTAGCTGGATGACCGTTGATAGCCTGAACCTTGGAACTCCAACTCCCTCCGAATTACCTCATTCCATTCACTGCATCACTCCATTAACGAACAACACCGTTTATGCTTTCTTTTCGCCTATCATTCCTTTTGAAGCATCTCCCTATAGCGCTGTAATCGGTTTTAACCTTTCCAACAAGTTGAATTATTACAAGCCGATACCGGCCACAACGTTAAAGTCAGATGCCAGAATTGCCTGGAACGATAGCCTCATTTACTTAACCGCTCAGTACGATTATATCAGCATAAGCAATCCGTCTTCCATAATAAAGTCTTGTTTGTTAACTTTAGAAACAAGCACTGATTCTCTTCATACATTTTTGGGTGACAACCCGTCAAATCCTGTTTCAGCATTTAAAAAGTATAATAATCATCTAATTTTTCTGGATGTAAATCCAAGCACTTACGATCTTGGAGTTTTGAGCGTAAAAAAAGACCTTTCGCCAGCCTGCACATCAACCATTGACTTCAACAGTTATCCTTTACCTGTGGCTACCAGCCCTCAAACAGACCAATGGGGTAACATTTACTTTATCCAGAAGAACAAGAGCGTGATCATGCTGGGCACCGTGGTGGGAACAGAGGAATTATCAGACGAGCGGAACGGACAGCTACGCGCATTCCCTAATCCGGCAAAGGAATACATTCGGATTGAAATGAATTCGAACGCATCATCCCGTGCACAGTATTTCATAACAAATGTATTGGGTAAGATTGTGATACAGGGTGACGTAGAAGCAGGGACGAATCAGTTCACCTTAAACACTGGCTCGCTGCCTGCCGGAGTTTACCTGATAACAGTACATACGGAAGAAAGTCAGGAGACTTGCAGGATCGTGATTGCCGATTGACAGTTTATTGTTTAGCCGGCTTATGACTCGTTCAGATTAAACAATTCATCTCTCTTGTCAATGAATGTGAATTCAAACTTGCTCACTTCATCCAGGAGTTTCTTCTCGTCGTAAACCTTGTTCAGGTGCTTGACAAAATCATCCAGCTCACCTGCTACATCCAGTACCTTTGCGGCGAGATCCCTGACTTCTGTTTCGGTCAGATTCTTGTTTTTCATCAGCGAGCATAAGCCCAGCAAACTGGCCAGAGGTCTGCGAATGACGTGAGAAATGTCGAACAGGATCTGCTCCTGCGTACCGATATAATCCACCAGCGGCGTGATGTCCTGGGAAGATCCATACCATAAGACCCGTCCGCTTTCGGTTTTTTCCGGGGTCGCTCTCAGCCACCTCCACCTGACCTGGTTTCCCACAACGATGCGATAATGAACGCTGATAAAATCCTGTGTTCTCCGCCCCTCCGCCAGTGCCTCATAGAAACGTGGCCGGTCCTCCTCATGAATGACCTCCACAATCATTTGCGGGTTTATAATGATATCCTCGGTATCAAAAGGATGATTGACCTGCTCGACTCCTTTGCTGGTAAAGTGAATTTTGAAACTGCCGTCTTCCTCTATTTCGAATTGATAGGTATTGGCCGGCACCTGACTGGTTATTTTCC contains:
- a CDS encoding T9SS type A sorting domain-containing protein, which encodes MKKLHATLLLTAIFFNIQVFCQTTPCDKIAWENKLQGSANAMYTDSTGNSYVYWNGPGDSLTAYKLAPWGGTLWTTYHQNLKAKNIRLLDHSVLMSGTTTNTTDNKNDVRLLSLTTSGAVNWTYTEVTDDVEEIITQVDVAGDLIYITGQRALTDSTSEIFMYAVDTAGNKQWTQSYNSSGYDFNFPVSMKLADDGSFYLLGISQGDSTFYFLNGYDATGNLTWNRNYYKEDNNTYNPNNDLHEYRYAINTNASGNVWMLGIQSNPDTSASAMEELLYHLVQYDRTGNIQSTNDFSWMTVDSLNLGTPTPSELPHSIHCITPLTNNTVYAFFSPIIPFEASPYSAVIGFNLSNKLNYYKPIPATTLKSDARIAWNDSLIYLTAQYDYISISNPSSIIKSCLLTLETSTDSLHTFLGDNPSNPVSAFKKYNNHLIFLDVNPSTYDLGVLSVKKDLSPACTSTIDFNSYPLPVATSPQTDQWGNIYFIQKNKSVIMLGTVVGTEELSDERNGQLRAFPNPAKEYIRIEMNSNASSRAQYFITNVLGKIVIQGDVEAGTNQFTLNTGSLPAGVYLITVHTEESQETCRIVIAD
- a CDS encoding SiaB family protein kinase, encoding MNTQIRYISDLHRVMSEKKLTLVYEGRLSRSIINSLLHMCRTNLDSLDVSAGVQKKVYAIMVEVLESLHKQSQSSKRIHATKNLHFPIVMMGIKDNMLFITTGNLVSNGRAEKLREKFNQVNRLDKQSLRTLHMDALTNKEFFEKGYSDLALVDIALRSGHHLEYDFDKVDEEFQFYMMQIKVTLEKSAEFKAEKKAD